From Xylocopilactobacillus apis, a single genomic window includes:
- a CDS encoding BspA family leucine-rich repeat surface protein, with protein sequence MRKFVKKISFFDFVSLYNDEKNQNVANEVNGSVSRGGRLANPLKFIFAHHRRIGLMTVMMIAVFLCVLTGVKRVDAFVGTPLPQSPMVSTDLTTQLDGKYAFSPVVSSQTRVITTSINNCTIKLYEPSLNVPNMPADISKVYVMWPTAGSNGNMQAKFTYTNVGFDNLGRSIDVVTTVTTTNSNKYALVLPIGAVTTSNVIPGQMSAQAKLNFVLHGTNTPATVSGGHLTFGPINSAKIVSLNTDNFTKIYTRSDTIIQYAPGSGGLTDFSSDVWKIDETARLTAIFENKSEFQYGFTTKPYELAYIGSGFLLGSIVNIAMPNPNKAGNDESLDPLIDASAQTLPLNNELLTENKKEESFLTPRINPNLATVQPGQVRTLYSVTQILTYPQSTADYLTRYQIDDNLNPAWKVNPTDIMVTDEDNNNVTAKFNISIDTLNHLIIAAKPTELSKADFYGTAGHIFTFLIKGSVDRSKITTWQPQLQPTADPQNFYLGYPNTATFTYQVGTNPVTTGSTNTVTNKILVYKPTVTTDQPSYNGDHATITGKVNNRYTGTAANPAYLDFYITYKSNTGLTKTVPWNLKNPTTLVQNRLITNTAGVDQAWTAQLPSDMGYGNLSSYNQTVTVTVKDQEGMSSQATFIVGSWWNFNAATNVLTIYPHELNFDKDHVNFTSSEGKPTSDWPWYQKDSQIVKTVISPGVTAKDSLFGLFNKMSAMTAIEGLTQLDTSEVINMNSMFSSCSSLPVLDVTHFNTIKVTDMSSMFSYCSQLTNLDVTHFNTSNVDNMAAMFKECNNLTSLDVTKFDTSKVLNMSAMFMSCKKLTSLDVTQFNTSQVTDMTSMFFECTSLPTINLNNFTTNSVLDMSSMFGFCTGLTSLDLRSFNTTNVTRMLGMFQLCRSLTDLKIDQAKFKTINVTTMENMFNGCAAITKLDVGGFNTEKVNNFNSMFSGCSKLKTLDLKNFNTKRVYSDYRKAMLANTPKLWKITFGPNFILEDYVEGNKLKDPTVGGDDGKIYDDDIPNRVFYVTNPQWREVGTGSAHEPKGNALNVTQMMNESAVRNDTRTYVWDQLGTQTLEAEAGNIDLGTHAGYLSNQEYKSTAQNLKMTDNRNSEVNKQWHIEAAVTKAFALATNSTKKISGDPLYYHDTTSGTTTHLTATGQAIYSGTRSDNQPDTKIYPWTLSFKASPSDIPSAGRYNATVTFTLVNDTP encoded by the coding sequence ATGAGAAAATTTGTGAAAAAAATATCATTTTTTGATTTTGTTTCTTTATATAACGACGAAAAGAATCAGAATGTAGCAAATGAAGTCAATGGTAGCGTTTCCAGGGGGGGGCGTTTAGCTAACCCTCTAAAATTTATTTTTGCGCATCATAGAAGAATTGGATTAATGACCGTAATGATGATTGCGGTCTTTTTGTGTGTTTTGACGGGGGTAAAACGGGTTGATGCATTTGTTGGTACACCATTGCCTCAATCCCCAATGGTTAGCACGGATTTAACAACCCAATTAGATGGGAAATATGCTTTTTCTCCAGTTGTGAGTTCACAGACAAGAGTAATTACTACTTCGATTAACAATTGTACAATTAAGCTGTATGAACCAAGTCTTAATGTCCCTAACATGCCTGCTGATATTTCGAAGGTTTATGTAATGTGGCCAACTGCAGGTTCTAATGGTAACATGCAAGCTAAATTTACTTATACTAACGTTGGATTTGATAATTTAGGTAGATCCATTGATGTAGTAACCACTGTTACTACCACTAATTCTAATAAGTATGCACTTGTTTTGCCAATTGGAGCTGTTACGACTAGTAATGTTATTCCCGGGCAAATGAGCGCTCAAGCTAAGTTAAATTTTGTGTTACACGGAACTAACACTCCGGCAACAGTTTCAGGTGGTCATTTGACCTTTGGTCCAATTAATAGTGCAAAAATTGTATCCTTAAATACAGATAATTTTACAAAAATTTATACTAGAAGCGACACAATTATTCAGTATGCTCCGGGGTCAGGAGGTTTAACAGATTTTTCTAGTGATGTATGGAAAATTGATGAAACTGCGAGACTTACTGCAATTTTTGAAAATAAATCTGAGTTTCAATATGGTTTTACCACAAAACCTTATGAATTGGCTTATATAGGAAGTGGTTTTCTTTTAGGGTCGATAGTTAATATCGCAATGCCAAATCCAAATAAAGCTGGAAATGATGAAAGCTTAGATCCGCTTATAGATGCATCCGCTCAAACTTTACCGTTAAATAATGAATTATTAACTGAAAACAAAAAAGAAGAATCATTTTTAACACCAAGAATTAATCCCAATCTAGCTACTGTTCAACCGGGACAGGTTAGAACGCTTTATTCAGTTACCCAAATTTTAACGTACCCGCAATCAACAGCCGATTATTTAACTAGATATCAAATTGATGATAACTTGAATCCAGCTTGGAAAGTTAATCCAACCGATATCATGGTAACCGATGAAGACAATAATAATGTAACTGCCAAATTTAATATTAGTATTGATACCTTAAATCATTTGATAATTGCGGCTAAACCGACAGAGTTGAGTAAGGCTGATTTCTATGGCACAGCGGGACATATTTTTACTTTTCTGATTAAAGGAAGTGTCGATAGAAGTAAAATTACAACTTGGCAGCCGCAGCTGCAGCCGACAGCCGATCCTCAGAATTTTTATTTGGGTTATCCCAATACGGCAACGTTTACTTATCAGGTGGGGACAAATCCAGTAACTACAGGAAGTACAAATACAGTAACCAATAAAATTTTGGTTTATAAGCCGACAGTAACAACCGATCAGCCAAGCTATAACGGTGATCACGCAACGATAACAGGTAAAGTAAATAATCGCTACACGGGAACTGCAGCCAATCCAGCGTATCTGGACTTTTACATCACCTATAAAAGCAATACAGGTCTCACTAAAACAGTTCCATGGAATTTAAAGAATCCGACGACGTTAGTTCAAAATCGATTAATAACCAATACAGCAGGAGTTGACCAAGCGTGGACGGCACAGCTGCCGAGTGATATGGGTTATGGGAACTTATCTTCTTATAACCAAACGGTGACAGTGACGGTGAAGGATCAGGAGGGGATGAGCAGTCAAGCGACGTTTATTGTTGGAAGCTGGTGGAATTTTAATGCAGCAACGAATGTTTTGACGATTTATCCGCATGAACTTAATTTTGATAAAGATCACGTTAACTTCACGAGTTCTGAGGGTAAACCCACTTCAGACTGGCCGTGGTATCAAAAAGACAGTCAGATTGTCAAAACAGTTATTTCCCCGGGGGTCACAGCCAAGGATTCACTGTTTGGACTTTTTAATAAAATGAGTGCAATGACTGCAATTGAAGGTCTTACGCAGCTTGATACCAGTGAAGTAATCAACATGAACTCGATGTTTTCTTCGTGTTCATCGCTACCGGTCTTGGATGTAACCCATTTTAATACAATTAAAGTGACAGATATGTCAAGTATGTTCAGTTACTGCAGTCAGCTCACCAATTTGGATGTAACTCACTTTAACACTAGTAATGTGGATAACATGGCAGCGATGTTTAAGGAGTGTAATAACCTAACAAGCTTAGATGTGACGAAATTTGATACAAGTAAGGTACTCAATATGTCAGCAATGTTTATGAGCTGTAAGAAATTAACAAGCTTAGATGTAACGCAATTTAACACGAGTCAGGTTACGGATATGACTTCGATGTTTTTTGAATGTACCTCGTTACCGACTATAAATTTAAATAATTTTACTACAAACAGCGTATTGGATATGAGTTCGATGTTTGGTTTTTGTACTGGGTTAACATCATTAGATCTGAGAAGTTTCAATACAACAAATGTCACACGGATGTTAGGCATGTTTCAACTCTGTCGGTCACTGACCGATCTTAAGATAGATCAAGCTAAATTTAAAACCATTAATGTGACAACAATGGAGAATATGTTTAATGGGTGTGCAGCGATAACAAAGTTAGACGTAGGTGGTTTTAACACGGAGAAAGTGAACAACTTCAATTCAATGTTTTCAGGGTGCAGCAAGTTAAAGACTTTAGATTTAAAGAATTTCAACACGAAGCGGGTATATAGTGATTACCGCAAGGCAATGTTAGCCAATACGCCGAAGCTGTGGAAGATAACGTTTGGACCGAACTTTATTCTAGAAGATTATGTTGAAGGGAACAAATTAAAGGATCCAACGGTAGGGGGAGATGATGGTAAGATCTATGATGATGATATCCCCAATCGCGTGTTTTATGTAACAAATCCACAGTGGAGAGAAGTAGGAACTGGGAGCGCGCACGAACCAAAGGGAAATGCGCTCAATGTAACTCAAATGATGAATGAATCGGCAGTGAGAAATGATACTAGAACGTATGTATGGGATCAGTTGGGAACTCAGACATTAGAGGCAGAAGCAGGAAATATAGACTTAGGGACTCATGCGGGGTATTTAAGTAATCAAGAATACAAGAGTACGGCACAGAACTTAAAGATGACCGACAACCGCAATAGTGAAGTTAACAAGCAGTGGCATATCGAGGCAGCGGTAACGAAAGCGTTTGCTTTGGCAACAAATTCGACAAAGAAAATTAGTGGAGATCCGTTATATTATCATGATACAACTTCAGGGACGACTACCCACTTAACAGCAACAGGCCAGGCTATCTATAGTGGGACCAGGAGTGATAATCAACCTGACACCAAGATCTATCCGTGGACGTTAAGTTTTAAAGCAAGTCCAAGTGATATCCCGAGTGCAGGGAGATATAATGCGACCGTAACATTTACGTTAGTGAATGACACACCTTAA
- a CDS encoding BspA family leucine-rich repeat surface protein, producing the protein MVAFPGGGRLANKLTPSFSDPLKQLSLPKIQPRGISSVINSTVVTPGSFQMTGQSYWNDTDNRNDVNLTWVPPTNISGGYHVEKDTSPSFTTANEIGTNYGKHFNILNVAPKTAAAETWFKNWMKMTNVDGTGPVDQGLFNITTVWLKDFNDNPGMLKNPDGTYKYDSIFFGASDWNSDNYDPDNQDLNEASYQATKAFGDTGRAITMGHDTVEGFAWTGLPNVPYHTYFNRFASSLGVQVSADYKPVGSDKIQVATPGSLTEQPYFLDPTVTYQVSPSHSFSSYFMYNSGAIRWLKYDPANITSGKYEELKDANGNVIGDNNWYLVSKNNYAQIQTGHTVNQCTPQEAEVIFNMIYYTSSLNTSTNGKDIMTKDTAAPNAPTLVSSSVVNDNASLRIDANDNATDYYYRARADTSAGNAYSDIIKVPVMSGMRGYVYTVDDNPNGSPTIVRDPATQKVTNINLMPNSGGTDGTINLTRAADAGKYLHVVAVDNNSNVSAVKTISLSEYLWWKYESGTLTIYPHVLNANVDAQQTHPDPDDPYDDLVKWPWNDYLSQIQKVVISPGVSGNDNLIHLFYGMTNLTTIEGLANLDTSKVVNMSGVFAKCTSLTSLNIPWDTSSVVSLYRFLRGCTSLTSVKFGPAFKTSNVTSFGGMFISDTSLTDLDISKFDTKNAFDFDSMISNCYSLEQVDVSHFDTSKATQMRWMFYGDKKLKSIDVSHFDTSKVVAMPGMFFDCEELTKLDLSSFDVSKVTDFRWLFDSCLNLTSLDLSNFNIQSTASTTSMFRYTNKLWKLTLGNGTKLGSDTLLADPTAGTPITDLDNPTPVYYATNPQWREALTPATVHAPTGAARTAAQIATESQTRTDTRTYVWDQVGTQTLTSIPGSIDLGTHAGYLKNQEYISSAQNLKRTDNRNSNATSQWHIEAAVTKPFTHTTDSSKVISGDPLYYQDTDGGTTTHLTSTAQTIYNGTRSDNHPEDKNYPWTLSFKANPNDIPKAGTYNASVTFTLVNDIP; encoded by the coding sequence ATGGTAGCGTTTCCAGGGGGGGGGCGTTTAGCTAACAAGCTTACACCGAGTTTCAGTGATCCATTGAAACAATTATCACTCCCTAAAATACAGCCAAGAGGAATCTCATCAGTAATTAATTCAACAGTTGTAACTCCAGGCAGTTTTCAGATGACTGGTCAAAGCTATTGGAATGATACTGATAATCGTAACGATGTTAATTTAACATGGGTACCGCCGACAAACATTAGCGGGGGATACCATGTTGAGAAAGATACTAGTCCATCATTTACAACAGCAAATGAAATTGGGACTAACTACGGTAAACATTTTAATATTTTAAACGTAGCACCTAAAACTGCAGCTGCTGAGACATGGTTTAAAAACTGGATGAAGATGACGAATGTTGATGGGACAGGTCCTGTAGATCAGGGCTTATTCAATATTACAACGGTATGGCTGAAAGATTTTAATGATAATCCAGGCATGCTTAAGAATCCAGATGGAACTTATAAGTACGACAGTATCTTCTTTGGCGCGTCAGACTGGAATTCAGACAATTATGATCCAGACAATCAAGATTTGAATGAAGCTTCGTATCAAGCAACAAAAGCATTTGGAGATACCGGTCGAGCTATTACGATGGGCCATGATACCGTTGAGGGATTTGCTTGGACTGGTCTACCTAATGTGCCTTATCATACTTATTTTAATCGCTTTGCTTCATCTTTAGGGGTTCAAGTATCAGCTGATTACAAGCCAGTTGGTAGCGATAAGATTCAAGTGGCTACTCCAGGTTCACTAACAGAACAACCGTATTTTTTGGATCCAACAGTGACTTATCAAGTGTCGCCTTCTCATAGTTTTTCTTCATATTTCATGTACAATTCAGGTGCTATAAGGTGGTTAAAGTATGATCCTGCAAATATTACTTCGGGAAAATATGAAGAGTTAAAAGACGCTAACGGCAATGTTATTGGTGACAATAACTGGTATTTAGTGTCGAAAAATAATTACGCCCAGATTCAAACAGGCCATACTGTAAATCAATGTACGCCACAGGAAGCAGAAGTTATTTTCAACATGATTTACTATACGTCAAGTTTAAATACCAGTACTAATGGTAAAGATATCATGACTAAAGATACTGCTGCTCCTAACGCACCGACGTTGGTATCAAGTTCAGTTGTTAATGATAATGCGAGTTTAAGAATTGATGCCAACGACAATGCTACTGATTACTATTATCGAGCTCGCGCAGATACATCAGCAGGAAATGCGTATTCAGATATTATCAAAGTTCCGGTTATGAGTGGAATGAGGGGATATGTTTATACAGTTGATGATAATCCAAATGGAAGTCCAACAATTGTAAGAGATCCCGCGACCCAAAAAGTAACAAATATTAATTTAATGCCAAATAGTGGTGGGACTGATGGAACGATTAATTTGACAAGAGCAGCAGATGCGGGAAAGTATCTTCATGTTGTAGCGGTGGATAACAATAGTAATGTATCAGCAGTAAAGACGATTAGCTTAAGTGAATACTTATGGTGGAAATATGAAAGTGGGACATTAACGATTTATCCCCATGTTTTAAATGCAAATGTTGACGCTCAACAGACTCATCCTGATCCAGATGATCCATATGATGACCTAGTTAAATGGCCTTGGAATGATTATTTATCTCAAATTCAAAAAGTTGTGATTAGTCCGGGAGTATCAGGAAACGACAATTTAATTCATTTATTTTATGGGATGACTAATCTAACCACAATTGAGGGTCTTGCTAATTTAGATACGAGCAAAGTAGTTAATATGTCTGGTGTTTTTGCTAAGTGTACAAGTTTAACTTCCCTTAACATTCCATGGGATACGAGTTCGGTTGTTTCACTGTATCGATTTTTGCGGGGTTGTACAAGTTTAACCAGTGTTAAATTTGGTCCAGCGTTTAAAACTAGTAATGTAACTAGTTTCGGTGGCATGTTTATTTCAGATACATCCTTAACCGATTTAGATATTAGTAAATTTGATACCAAAAATGCGTTTGATTTTGATTCAATGATTTCAAATTGTTATTCATTGGAACAAGTTGATGTAAGTCATTTTGATACTTCAAAAGCAACACAAATGAGATGGATGTTTTACGGAGATAAAAAATTAAAGTCCATTGATGTTAGTCATTTTGATACTAGTAAAGTTGTTGCAATGCCGGGAATGTTTTTTGATTGTGAAGAGTTAACAAAACTTGATTTGAGTAGTTTTGATGTTTCAAAGGTAACTGATTTTAGATGGTTATTTGATAGTTGTTTAAATTTAACTAGCTTAGATTTATCAAATTTTAATATTCAATCTACAGCATCAACAACTTCTATGTTTCGATATACTAATAAACTATGGAAATTGACATTAGGAAACGGAACTAAATTAGGAAGTGATACGTTGCTTGCTGATCCGACCGCAGGGACTCCGATTACTGATTTAGACAATCCAACACCAGTGTATTATGCGACTAATCCTCAGTGGCGGGAGGCGCTAACTCCGGCAACCGTTCATGCACCAACGGGAGCAGCAAGAACGGCAGCTCAGATTGCAACTGAATCACAAACTAGAACTGATACAAGAACTTATGTTTGGGATCAGGTTGGTACTCAGACGTTAACATCAATACCAGGAAGTATTGATTTAGGGACCCATGCGGGATATTTAAAGAATCAGGAGTACATAAGTAGTGCTCAGAATTTAAAACGAACAGATAATCGGAATAGTAATGCAACAAGTCAGTGGCACATTGAGGCCGCGGTAACGAAGCCGTTCACTCATACGACAGATTCAAGTAAAGTGATTAGTGGCGATCCGCTGTATTATCAGGACACTGACGGGGGCACAACGACTCATTTAACATCAACAGCTCAGACTATCTATAACGGAACTAGAAGTGATAATCATCCTGAAGACAAGAACTATCCGTGGACATTAAGCTTTAAGGCAAATCCAAATGATATTCCGAAGGCTGGTACTTACAATGCGTCGGTAACATTTACGTTAGTGAATGATATTCCTTAA
- a CDS encoding ECF transporter S component, translated as MKRDQSYIRYLTFLAAFGALAYLSTFIKIKMFFFLSYEPKDVILTIGGMIFGPIFAILLSVLVPFFEMITVSSTGAIGFVMNVIAAICFVLPPVIAYSRKKNAKNLIVGLIIGIIMQTISMLLWNYLLSPIFFGYTRASVVKMLVPIILPFNLIKGGLNSLFTVILYRPVVEALMKGNVLRTTDFKMINHEEKWTAFAVIFLVIATVALLFMSYFKLI; from the coding sequence ATGAAACGTGATCAGAGTTATATCCGATATTTAACATTTTTAGCTGCTTTTGGGGCGCTAGCATATTTATCTACTTTTATTAAAATAAAAATGTTTTTCTTTTTAAGTTATGAACCAAAAGATGTAATTTTAACAATTGGTGGGATGATATTTGGCCCGATTTTTGCAATTTTACTATCAGTTTTAGTACCATTTTTTGAGATGATTACAGTTAGTTCGACTGGAGCAATAGGTTTTGTTATGAATGTGATTGCTGCGATCTGTTTTGTCTTGCCGCCGGTCATTGCTTATTCCAGAAAAAAGAATGCAAAAAATTTAATTGTTGGATTAATAATTGGAATTATCATGCAGACAATATCGATGCTGCTTTGGAATTATTTACTTTCTCCGATTTTCTTTGGTTACACTAGAGCATCAGTTGTTAAAATGTTAGTTCCAATTATTTTGCCGTTTAATTTAATCAAAGGCGGCCTAAATTCCTTGTTTACGGTTATTCTTTATCGGCCAGTAGTTGAGGCTTTAATGAAAGGTAATGTGTTAAGAACAACTGATTTTAAGATGATTAACCATGAAGAAAAATGGACGGCTTTTGCAGTGATCTTCTTAGTGATTGCAACAGTTGCGCTATTGTTCATGAGCTATTTTAAATTGATTTAG
- a CDS encoding energy-coupling factor ABC transporter ATP-binding protein: MNATPLLEIRNLSYAAEQLINLQLETKKQEIINNLNFSIFEGEFVGLVGPNGSGKTTISKLLTRIIEPTGGEILLNGINYEQIEPQWKLHHEISLVFQNVDSQFIAPNFVEDLSLYLANFGWSKEKIKSRMMKIVNELGIESIIKQSFKTLSGGQKQLLAIAEALVLEPKILILDEPTAQLDPENSQLVYKLMRELQEKRKVTILLITHKLAELALTKRVLILNQGQITNKIETNDLLLNPSLLKENQMPIPITVDIINRLADLINDPISLQDSSLATFIKTVEELYVNR; this comes from the coding sequence TTGAACGCAACACCTTTGTTAGAAATACGTAATCTTAGTTATGCAGCTGAACAACTGATTAATCTGCAATTAGAAACTAAAAAGCAAGAAATTATTAACAATCTTAACTTTAGTATTTTTGAAGGAGAATTTGTGGGACTTGTCGGTCCTAATGGGTCGGGAAAAACCACAATTAGTAAATTATTAACTCGCATTATTGAGCCAACAGGAGGGGAAATTTTACTCAATGGTATTAATTATGAGCAGATTGAACCTCAGTGGAAGCTGCACCATGAAATTAGTTTAGTGTTTCAAAATGTAGATTCGCAGTTTATTGCACCTAATTTTGTGGAAGATCTTAGTTTATATTTAGCTAATTTTGGCTGGAGCAAGGAAAAAATTAAAAGCAGAATGATGAAAATCGTTAATGAGTTGGGAATTGAGTCGATAATTAAGCAATCTTTTAAAACTTTATCAGGCGGTCAAAAACAACTTTTAGCTATTGCAGAAGCCTTAGTATTAGAACCCAAAATCCTAATTTTAGATGAGCCTACAGCTCAGCTTGATCCAGAAAATTCTCAATTAGTATATAAATTGATGCGAGAATTGCAGGAAAAAAGAAAAGTTACGATTCTTTTAATTACCCATAAATTAGCAGAGTTAGCTCTAACAAAACGAGTTTTAATTTTAAATCAAGGACAAATTACTAATAAAATTGAGACCAATGATCTTTTGCTTAATCCAAGTTTGTTAAAAGAAAATCAAATGCCAATTCCGATTACTGTTGATATCATTAATCGCTTGGCTGATTTGATTAATGACCCCATTAGTCTCCAAGATTCGAGTTTAGCTACATTTATCAAAACAGTGGAAGAATTATATGTTAACCGTTAA
- a CDS encoding energy-coupling factor ABC transporter ATP-binding protein — translation MLTVKNLNYQVSKKHPFLWHDLNFSLELGKIYTLVGINGVGKTTLLNLLSGLIKPTKGEIYFEDQPIHQSKASLRNYLTNVGYCLQNAENLFFNQTVEEELQYHYSGDLTAIIEELKLESLLKQSPFELSGGQQKRLELAIMLLKKPKILFCDEITAGLDAKNLQLTMDEINYFKSNHIVLMVTHNLSEALTYGDEFLFLKNDGIEQQSKKQVLRNPHVFKNAGLIDPPTIAVCQALINQKIFSKGSYYKSNQEIAQALAEKVLS, via the coding sequence ATGTTAACCGTTAAAAATCTTAATTATCAAGTGTCAAAAAAGCATCCCTTTTTGTGGCATGATTTAAATTTTAGTTTAGAATTAGGCAAAATTTATACTTTAGTAGGGATTAATGGAGTAGGAAAAACGACTCTGCTTAATCTTTTAAGCGGTCTTATTAAACCGACTAAAGGTGAAATCTATTTTGAGGATCAGCCGATTCATCAATCAAAAGCGAGTTTACGAAATTACCTGACAAATGTTGGTTATTGTTTACAAAACGCAGAAAATTTATTTTTTAATCAAACGGTGGAAGAAGAACTTCAGTATCATTATTCTGGAGATCTCACAGCAATTATTGAAGAACTTAAATTAGAATCTTTATTAAAGCAATCACCTTTTGAACTTTCAGGTGGGCAGCAAAAAAGGTTAGAGTTGGCAATCATGCTGCTAAAAAAGCCTAAAATTTTATTTTGTGATGAAATTACAGCTGGTCTTGATGCTAAAAATCTTCAATTAACTATGGATGAAATCAATTACTTTAAGTCTAATCACATTGTATTAATGGTTACTCATAATTTAAGTGAAGCCTTGACCTATGGAGATGAGTTTTTATTTTTAAAAAATGATGGAATTGAACAGCAATCAAAAAAGCAGGTCTTGAGAAATCCCCATGTTTTTAAAAATGCTGGTTTAATTGATCCACCGACTATTGCAGTTTGTCAGGCATTAATTAATCAAAAAATATTCTCAAAGGGGTCTTATTATAAAAGCAATCAAGAAATTGCTCAAGCATTGGCAGAAAAGGTGCTTTCATGA
- a CDS encoding energy-coupling factor transporter transmembrane component T, translating into MKLINRIDGRTKLITWILLTLLMFNFHYYFQYLVMIILLGLTVFTELNSSERGQIFRHWKLILILPILNLLINLFFVNGPVIWRWGWLKLTNLDLQIFIRLIILLILALGLIVITSPEEMALAVGKIAHDITLGHYNGLGIPLVIIIMSSFINEFQETFRSVRYAYTLRNSKTDSSYLKRAMNYIFMLQPVILIALRKADRVSDALIAKGYHRGARLFNYQEIKYHRRDYLIYLGLFIFILFNQLKFTF; encoded by the coding sequence ATGAAATTAATTAATCGAATCGATGGGCGCACAAAACTAATCACATGGATTTTGTTGACTCTTCTGATGTTTAATTTCCATTATTATTTCCAATATTTAGTTATGATTATACTTTTAGGATTGACTGTATTTACTGAATTAAATTCTTCTGAAAGAGGTCAAATTTTTCGTCACTGGAAACTGATCTTAATTTTGCCAATTTTAAACCTATTAATTAATTTATTTTTTGTAAATGGTCCTGTTATTTGGCGTTGGGGCTGGTTAAAGTTAACTAATTTAGATTTACAAATTTTTATTCGTCTCATAATCCTTTTGATTTTGGCATTAGGTTTAATTGTTATAACGAGTCCAGAAGAAATGGCATTAGCTGTGGGAAAAATTGCACATGATATAACGCTTGGGCACTATAATGGTCTAGGCATTCCTTTAGTAATAATAATTATGTCGTCATTTATTAACGAATTTCAGGAGACATTTCGATCAGTTCGTTATGCTTATACTTTGCGTAATTCAAAAACTGATAGCAGTTATCTTAAAAGAGCAATGAATTATATTTTTATGCTTCAGCCGGTAATTTTAATTGCGCTTAGAAAAGCTGACCGAGTGTCTGATGCTTTAATTGCAAAAGGGTATCATCGAGGAGCACGTCTTTTTAATTATCAAGAGATTAAGTATCATCGGCGAGATTATTTAATCTATTTAGGTTTATTCATTTTTATCCTTTTTAACCAATTAAAATTTACATTTTAA
- a CDS encoding BRCT domain-containing protein, which produces MEFKNKNVYLIDNDTPIDLTLIVKRLKELGGNQVTISEKKIDYLIYDENKDHDENLAKRFERLKKGNPIVMSPSDFIKEMGFNPNPAYIEWDEYPNYDPWTGEKLSLWQD; this is translated from the coding sequence ATGGAATTTAAAAACAAAAATGTTTACTTAATTGATAATGATACCCCCATTGATTTAACTTTAATCGTTAAAAGATTAAAAGAACTCGGTGGTAATCAGGTTACAATTAGTGAAAAGAAAATTGATTATCTTATTTACGATGAAAATAAAGACCATGATGAGAATTTGGCAAAAAGATTTGAGCGTCTTAAAAAAGGAAATCCGATAGTTATGTCTCCTTCTGATTTTATTAAAGAAATGGGTTTTAATCCAAATCCTGCTTATATCGAATGGGATGAATATCCAAACTATGATCCTTGGACTGGAGAAAAGTTAAGCTTATGGCAAGATTAA